From Alloacidobacterium dinghuense:
TGCCACTTTAGTGGCATCCACACCTGCCTTGGTGGCTGCATCGTTCAACGTGCTGTCCGATGTTTGTGGCGTTAGCGCTTCCTGATTCTGAAATACAAGATCGGAAAACTTGAAGAAAGCCTCGTTGCCATTCAGCTTTGCCACGCACACGCTATACAGTGCGGCCTTCATCGCCTCTGTATGAATCGACGTCAACGGAAGGTTCTGAAACACGAAGTGCGCATTTGGGAAGGCCTGCAACAGCTTCTCCACCGTGGGCTGAACGGCCTTGCAATGCGGGCATTGAAAATCAGCAAACTCGACGAGCAGCAAGTCCTTTGAGGCAGCGCCGCGCGAGGGTCCATTCGCCTCTGTCTGCAATATCTTGTGCGCTGCATCAAACGGGCGCGCACCGAATGGCATCACCTCAGACGAAATCAGATGCTGGCCATCCGGGGTCGTAAAGAACTGTAGCGTCCCAATCTGCGGATTGGTCTTCTGCGCCGCCAGCACTGTGACCTTGCTCACCCCCGGTGCCGCCGTCTTCTGGATTGCCTGGATCTGCCACACACGTTCAGGATCGTAGCCCCAGAACTCATGCAGGAATGCGTTCACCGTGTCTTTGCTCGGCGTATCGGACGTAAAGTTCGCGAGATCAACGGGAGGAAACTGCGGCGGTCCCGTTGGCGCGGGAGCAGCAGTAGCAGCGGGAGCGCTGGGTGCTGAGGGCACTTCCTCAGTGGTCTGCCCATGCAGCAGCGGCGCCACCATGCCAGTGAGAGCAATCGCAAAAAGAGCATTGCGAAGAGAAACAGAAAATTGCATTGAATTCCTTTCTGCCGAAGCAGGGGGTCTTTATCGAGCCCGGAGCCTGTTATTAAGTTAACAGGCTCAGACCTGAACTTTTACAGCAATGGGGAAACGGCGGCCTGGCCCGAAGGCTTTCTTCGTTACCTTAAGCACTGGCGCCGCCTGCTGACGCTTGTACTCGCTGCGCTCTACCAGTTTGAGGACTTTGCGCACGAGTTGTAAATCCACATGCTGTTTCGTCGCGATCTCTTCCGGCGTCTCATAGCGTTCAATGTAGGCCTCAAGAATCGGATCCAGCAGCTCATACGGTGGCAGCGAATCCGTATCCTTTTGCCCTGGCCGCAACTCCGCTGAGGGCGGTTTGTGCAAGATGGCCAGGGGAATCCGCTCACTGTCGCGATTCACAAAACGGCACAAATCATAGACACGCGTCTTCATCAGATCGCCAATCACAGCGAGTGCTCCGACCATATCGCCGTAAAGCGTGCAATAGCCCACAGACATCTCTGACTTGTTGCCGGTCGTAAGCACCAGCGCGTTTACCTTATTCGACAGAGCCATCAGCAGGTTGCCGCGAATCCGCGACTGGATATTCTCTTCCGTGATGTCCGGCTGAAGGCCCGCGAAAAGAGGTTCAAGGGCTTTGCCATATTCCGAAAAAAGATCGCTGATCGGAATGAGTTCAAATCGAATGCCGAGATTCTCAGCCAGCCTGCGGCTATCTTCCACCGAGCCAGTCGAAGAATACGGGCTTGGCATGCCGATACCCGTCACGTTCTCTTTGCCCAGCGCATCTACCGCGACCGCCGCCACCAAAGCCGAATCGATGCCGCCGCTCAGTCCCACCAGTACCTTTGAAAAGCCGCACTTCCGAACATAATCGCGCGTTCCCAGCACGAGAGCTTTGTAAACCGCTTCATCTATGTTGTCGGTCTGCCAGTGCATGTCGCCGCTGCGGGCCCCGATATCGCAAAAGATCAGGTCCTCCTCAAATGACTTTGCTTGAGCGATCACCGTCCCGTCTGCCGCGATCACCAGGCTCGACCCGTCGAAGATCAGGCTGTCATTCCCGCCGACCTGATTGACCATCACCACCGGAGCACAATGGTGGCGCGCAATCGCAGCCAGCATCTCACGTCGCGTCTTGCGCTTTCCGCGCCAGTAAGGCGATGCGGCAATGTTCAAAATGATCTCTCCACCTTCACGCATCAGTTCTTCCACGGGATCGACACTATGCAGTCGCTTCTGCCAGAAATTCTTGTCGTTCCACGTATCTTCACAGATCGTGAGCGCAACTCGTTTGCCACTGAAGTGACACAGATGCTGCTTCTCTGACGGCGCAAAATATCGCTGATCGTCAAATACATCGTAGAACGGCAGCAGCATCTTCGACTGCACGAAGGCCACTTCCCCTCCGCGCACCAGCGCAGCCGAATTCATCACGCGCTTTCCGGTGCTTGCGTGAGCTGGAGTAACGTAGCCAACAATGCTTGCGATTGTCAGTTCCGCAGTGGCTTCCGCGATCTCGGTCATCGCTTCTTCCGATCGCGCAACAAAGGATGGTTTGTCGAGAAAATCTGCGGGTGGATAGCCGCATACGGCGAGTTCGGGAAACAGAACCAGGTCAGCGCCGCCTTCATGCGCTTTCCGCGTGAAATCGAGAATCCTTTCTACGTTGCCGGTGAAATCGCCGATGGTGGGATTGATCTGAGCGAGCGCAATCTTCACTCTTTTAGTGTAACAACCTTATTTCGTTACCTTCTCCCATGTGAGCTGCACCGCCACGACACCTTCACCGGATGGAATGGGTGGAGTGCGCAGAATCAGCGTATTTCCTACGCGTTTATGATGACGCACCTGCGCTGTGCCAAGCCAGTTGGTAAAAAGGCTTACCTCTACATGGTGTGTAACGGTGTCGCCTTCAACTGTGTAGGGCCCGGCGTAGGCAATATAATCGCGCTTCCGCCGCGTCTTCTGGTTCTCGGTAGTCTCCACGTTGTGCCGACGGCTCGCCGGGCTGAGGTTGGCGCTCATATAACCTTCCGCCGAGTAAAGCAAATAGCCGACCACGTGATCGCCCCACGGCTTCTCAACCGTTCCATCTTCATGCAGGAACGAATAGTCGACCAGCTTCCAGGTGCCGACAAATTCGCCGCCCGCGGTCTGCGATGCTCCTGCTTTCATCTCTTTTGTAGCTGACATAGTTACGCTTCCGGAAGTATCAGCGCATCCAGTTCCAGGAATTGCTGCACCACTTCATCGTCGCACTTCTCCATTTCTTCCATCGTTCCAAAGAAGTGCGCCTTAGCCTGGTGCAGAAAGAGTACCCGATCAGCCAGCTTCTTGGCGAAGCGCATGTCGTGCGTCACCACTATGCTGGTCAGGTGAAGCTGGTGCTTCAACTTTTGAATCAGATTCCCAAGCAGCCTCGCGATCAATGGATCGACCATCGTCGTCGGCTCATCATAAAGAATCGCCTCCGGCTGCGCTGAAAGAGCACGCGCGATGGCCACAGAACGCTTCATTCCAGTCGAAAGGTCCGACGGCAGAAGCTCCTTCATCGCTGCCACGCCAACCATCTCAAGCAGGCCGTTTACAATCTGCTGAATCTGGTCCTCCATCAATTCGCCGCGCTCACGCAGAGGAAACGCCACATTTTCGCCGACACTCAAAGAATCAAAGAGAGCCCCATTCTGAAAAACCATGGTGACCTTACGGCGGATCGCCTGCATCTGTTCTTCCGTAAATCCGCAGATGTTCTCACCCGCCACAAGTATCTGTCCCGTGTCCGGCTTAAGAAAGCCCATAATCTGCTGCAGCGAAACGGACTTGCCCACGCCGCTGCGTCCAAGAATGCAGAGTGTTTCGCCAGGAAAGACATAGAAGCTTACTTCATCCAACACGACCAGGTCGCCAAACGACTTTGAGACCTTATCGAACGCAATATAGGGCTCGTGCTTTGGAGCCGTGCTGCTTTTTTCTTCGACCACGACGACAGGGACGCTCAAACCGTGGATCTCCTTTCCATCAGCTTACCAGCGCCAGTTCCGCGGGTGTGTTCAGATTCTGAAACCACCGCCGCAACGGTGGGTCCAGCGGCCAGTCGTCCCGCGTCGCAGCAACGGCTTCCACGCTGAAAAGATCTACCTCGCTTGGGCGAACGGCATTCTCAACAGCATGCATCACTTTGTAGTTTCCCGATGCCAGCGACTCGCGAATTCCCGCCAGCAGGTCGCGGCAGTAGATAGCACACAGCGGTTCCGGGCCGCCTCCCCATGTTGGCATCGTTGCATCTGCACCCGAGATCTCAGCGCGTTGCAGAAGATAGCGGAGAAACGCCGCTGGCAGCAGCGGCAAGTCAACTGGTAGAAAGAGATTCAGCTCGCTGCTGCTCGCTGCCAGCGCTGCCTCAATTCCACCAAGAGGACCGCAACCTGGATGCAGGTCCTCGATAACAGGAGCATAAGCAGCGAGGTCAGGCCGCGCGCCAACAATATGAGGTTCAACCCCGGCCATCTTCAGCAAATCAACAGCGTGCGCAATCAGTGGACGCCCAGCATAAGGCAGGAGAGCCTTGTCCCTTCCCATGCGAGTACTGCGCCCGCCAGCTAGAACGAATCCGTTCACTTCCCCAACTCTTCAAAGAAAGTAATGATCGATTCGATGCCGCGATAGAAATTCGCCAGATGAAATTTCTCGTTCGGCGCATGCAGATTGTCATCCGGCAGACCGAAGCCCATCATCACCGTGGGAATCTTCAGGTGGCGCTCAAAATCGCCAACAATCGGAATCGACCCGCCCGACCGGATGAAGACAGTGTCTTTGTTCCAGACCTGTTTCAGTGCTTTTGTCGCCGCCTTGATATAAGGATTATCGGTACCGATCACGATCGCGTCACCCGAGTGAATGAGGCGCACGTCGAGTTCCACGCCCGCTGGCTTGATCGATTCAACATAGCTCTTGTACTGCTGAAACGCTTCCTTCGGCGTCATGTCCGGCACCAGCCGCATCGACACCTTGGCTACGGCCTTCGCCGGAATGACCGTCTTCGCGCCTGCTCCGATAAAACCGCCGGGCATTCCGTGCACGTCGAGTGTTGGCCGTGCCCATGTGCGCTCAATCACCGAATATCCTGGCTCTCCCGTCAGTTGCACCGAGCCAACTTCATTGAGGCGATAGTGTTCCTCATCGAAGGGCAGACTCTTCCACGCCTTCAACTCATCTTTACTCGGAGCCTGCACCTTGTCATAAAAGCCCGGAATCAGGATTCGCCCATCCTTGTCCTTAAGCTGTGCGATGATTTGCGCCAGCGCAACGAATGGATTCGGCGCCGCGCCGCCATACATACCCGAGTGCACATCGTTCTTCGCGCCGCGCGCTTCAATCTCGGTATAGATCATGCCGCGAAGCCCCACACAAAGCGTCGGCAACTCGGGCGCAAACATCTCTGTGTCGGACACGAGTGCGAAATCAGCCTTCAACTGCTCCGGATGCTCACGCACGAACTTCGCAATCGACTCCCCGCCAACTTCCTCTTCCCCTTCAAGAATCACGCGGACATTCAACGGCAACTTGCCCGTATGTGCTTTAAAGAGTGATTCGAGAGCCTTCACCTGCATGTACATCTGGCCTTTATCATCCACCGCGCCACGTGCAAACAGATTGCCGTTCCGCTCCGTCGGCTCAAATGGAGGCGTCAACCATTCATCGAGCGGATCCGGAGGCTGCACATCGTAGTGGCCGTAGCAAAGGCACGTTGGCTTGCCGGCGGCATGCAGCCAGTCGGCATACACCAGTGGATGCCCCGAGCCCTCAATCAGGCGCACATTCTCCATTCCAATCCGCTTCAACTCCGCCACCAGAACCTCAGCAGCACGGCGCACATCGCCCTTGTGCTCCGGCAGCGTAGAAACAGACGGAATCCTCAACAGCGCCTTCAACTCATCCAGAAAGCGCGGATACTCTCCGCGCGCAAATTCAACCGCAGTCGGCATCGTTTCTCCCCAAGTAAGGAACATCCCAGTGTATCTCTCAGGGACAACAGCCGTAGCGTATCTGAATCTTTAGCGGTCCATGTTGCATCAGTCACCCACAGGTGCAACATGGAACCCCGTTTTAGTTTTCTTGCCGACACGCTTCCCAGCGACTCAATTCCCAACGAGCCCGCTCCGCTCGACGACACTCCGCTGCTCGATGCCTATTCCACTGCCGTCACGCGCGCTGTCGATCGGGTCAGTTCCTCCGTCGTAAAGATCGACGTAAAATCTTCGTCTTCGCGCCGAGGAGGTTCGGGTTCAGGCTTTGTCTTTACACCCGATGGGCTGGTCCTGACCAACAGCCACGTCGTGCACGGCGGCTCGCGTTTTCAGCTCACCTTTAATGATGGCCAGCAGGCATTTGCAACTCTCGTCGGTGAAGACGCCGACACCGACACCGCCGTCCTGCGCACGGATGCTCCCATTCTTCAACCAGCCACGCTCGGCAGTTCGCGCACGCTGCGCGTTGGTCAACTGGCAATTGCGGTCGGCAATCCATTTGGATTCCAATTCACCGTCACCGCAGGCGTAATCAGCGCCCTTGGCCGCAGCATGCGGTCGAGCACCGGACGCATGATGGAAGAAGTCATTCAGACCGACGCAGCGCTCAATCCGGGCAACTCCGGCGGTCCGCTGGTCAACTCGCGCGGCGAGGTCATCGGCATCAACACCGCAACGATCGTCTCCGCGCAAGGACTCTGTTTCGCCATTGGTATCGACACGGCAAAGTTCGTCGCGTCCCAGCTTTTGCAATACGGCCGCGTCCGCCGCTCTTGGATCGGAATCGCAGGCCAGAATGTCCCGCTGCCTCGTCGCCTCGCCTACGAATATCAGCTCAAAGAGCCAACCGGCATCCTGGTCGTCTCGGTACAGGATGGAAGCCCGTCCAGTCACGCGGCTCTGCGCGAAGGCGACATCATCACTGCTCTTGAAGGGCAACCGGTTGCGGGAATCGATGCTCTGCACCGTCTACTCACGGCAGAGTGTGCAGGCCAAACGCTAACTCTCGAAATTCTCCGCGGCGTGGAGCGCCTCCAGATCAGCATCACACCTGAGACGAAACCGGACGAGCACGACGCGTAGAGGGCTTTGAGCGAGCGCGCAGGCGCCACACAATGACGAGCACGAGCAGCAAAATGACATGAGCCACAACCGCGCCGGAAAAATCGAGGCCAACATCGGAGAGTTTGCTCGTGCGTCCCGGCAGAAACGACTGGTGCCATTCATCCCATCCCGCCAGCGCGAGCGTCGAAACGAGTGCCAGCGGAGCCACCAGGGCAAAGATCGCTCCGTGCTGTCGCAGCCTTTCTGAAAACGTAGCGCGCCAACCTTCGAAAAAGCCCAGGCTCACCAGACCGTAGCCGACGAAATGCCCAGTCTTACGAATATAGTGATGAACCTCGGCCCAGTGCTCCGGTGTAATCGGACCAAAGAGCTTGACCCACAGGGGCAACAACCAACGGCTTGTGTTCTCCGCTGACATCGTGGCCGTCGATTCAATAAGAATGACCACGATGCCGATCATCGCCGGAATCCAGTGCAGAAAGAGATTGAGTCGTCTACTAGGCATGTGTCCTGAGAAAAATCGCTTCGCTAATACCGCGCAACAGTAGGATCAACAAGCGCGGACCAGGCATCGATGCCCCCACGCAGTGACTGAGCCTGTTCAAAGCCCTGGTTCCTCAGCCATACGGCTACATTCATTGAGCGCACGCCATGGTGGCAAATCGCGACAATGCGCGTTTCAGGATCGAGTTCCTGATTCGCGCGTCCGGGCACATCGCCCATCGGCATCAGGATACTGCCATCGATGCGGGCCACAGCATATTCCGCTGGTTCGCGAACGTCCAGCAGCACAACCTGCTCCCGCTCTGGCGAAGAGATGAGCGAAGAAAGTTGTGAGGGAGTGATTTCGTAATCGACCATATATTCAGGATACATGGTCCGACACGTAAATTCTAAGCCGCGAAGTCTCGCGTCAGGTCTATCTCGGGGGCGCAGAGCCTGCCGCTACATATTGCTGCGGAGGAGTGCTTCCGCTCGGCGTTCCCTGTGGCGAAGATTGCGGCGGAGTAGACGGCTGCTGCTTCGTCTGAGTCGAACCTGAGTCCGTCCCAGTTCCAGTCGGGAACTGCACCGGCCCCATCACAGGGTGATTCTTATCATCGTCCGTGGGCAGCGTTTCACCCGGCAGCCGCAGGCTCGGCGGAGCTTTCGGCGCATTCTGCTTCGCCTCATCTGCAGGGTCCGAATCGCCCATCTTGACCGTGCGTACATTCTGAGCAGTCGCAGCCGCGGGATTGGCGCTCCAGTAATCACCCATTTCGTTATCTGCGCGAATTACCGGAGGCTTGCCCACCTCAGCTACTTCAACGCGAATGACGCGATT
This genomic window contains:
- a CDS encoding VanZ family protein; this translates as MPSRRLNLFLHWIPAMIGIVVILIESTATMSAENTSRWLLPLWVKLFGPITPEHWAEVHHYIRKTGHFVGYGLVSLGFFEGWRATFSERLRQHGAIFALVAPLALVSTLALAGWDEWHQSFLPGRTSKLSDVGLDFSGAVVAHVILLLVLVIVWRLRARSKPSTRRARPVSSQV
- a CDS encoding NAD+ synthase — its product is MKIALAQINPTIGDFTGNVERILDFTRKAHEGGADLVLFPELAVCGYPPADFLDKPSFVARSEEAMTEIAEATAELTIASIVGYVTPAHASTGKRVMNSAALVRGGEVAFVQSKMLLPFYDVFDDQRYFAPSEKQHLCHFSGKRVALTICEDTWNDKNFWQKRLHSVDPVEELMREGGEIILNIAASPYWRGKRKTRREMLAAIARHHCAPVVMVNQVGGNDSLIFDGSSLVIAADGTVIAQAKSFEEDLIFCDIGARSGDMHWQTDNIDEAVYKALVLGTRDYVRKCGFSKVLVGLSGGIDSALVAAVAVDALGKENVTGIGMPSPYSSTGSVEDSRRLAENLGIRFELIPISDLFSEYGKALEPLFAGLQPDITEENIQSRIRGNLLMALSNKVNALVLTTGNKSEMSVGYCTLYGDMVGALAVIGDLMKTRVYDLCRFVNRDSERIPLAILHKPPSAELRPGQKDTDSLPPYELLDPILEAYIERYETPEEIATKQHVDLQLVRKVLKLVERSEYKRQQAAPVLKVTKKAFGPGRRFPIAVKVQV
- a CDS encoding ABC transporter ATP-binding protein yields the protein MSVPVVVVEEKSSTAPKHEPYIAFDKVSKSFGDLVVLDEVSFYVFPGETLCILGRSGVGKSVSLQQIMGFLKPDTGQILVAGENICGFTEEQMQAIRRKVTMVFQNGALFDSLSVGENVAFPLRERGELMEDQIQQIVNGLLEMVGVAAMKELLPSDLSTGMKRSVAIARALSAQPEAILYDEPTTMVDPLIARLLGNLIQKLKHQLHLTSIVVTHDMRFAKKLADRVLFLHQAKAHFFGTMEEMEKCDDEVVQQFLELDALILPEA
- a CDS encoding lipocalin-like domain-containing protein; its protein translation is MSATKEMKAGASQTAGGEFVGTWKLVDYSFLHEDGTVEKPWGDHVVGYLLYSAEGYMSANLSPASRRHNVETTENQKTRRKRDYIAYAGPYTVEGDTVTHHVEVSLFTNWLGTAQVRHHKRVGNTLILRTPPIPSGEGVVAVQLTWEKVTK
- a CDS encoding dipeptidase; amino-acid sequence: MPTAVEFARGEYPRFLDELKALLRIPSVSTLPEHKGDVRRAAEVLVAELKRIGMENVRLIEGSGHPLVYADWLHAAGKPTCLCYGHYDVQPPDPLDEWLTPPFEPTERNGNLFARGAVDDKGQMYMQVKALESLFKAHTGKLPLNVRVILEGEEEVGGESIAKFVREHPEQLKADFALVSDTEMFAPELPTLCVGLRGMIYTEIEARGAKNDVHSGMYGGAAPNPFVALAQIIAQLKDKDGRILIPGFYDKVQAPSKDELKAWKSLPFDEEHYRLNEVGSVQLTGEPGYSVIERTWARPTLDVHGMPGGFIGAGAKTVIPAKAVAKVSMRLVPDMTPKEAFQQYKSYVESIKPAGVELDVRLIHSGDAIVIGTDNPYIKAATKALKQVWNKDTVFIRSGGSIPIVGDFERHLKIPTVMMGFGLPDDNLHAPNEKFHLANFYRGIESIITFFEELGK
- a CDS encoding S1C family serine protease, with translation MEPRFSFLADTLPSDSIPNEPAPLDDTPLLDAYSTAVTRAVDRVSSSVVKIDVKSSSSRRGGSGSGFVFTPDGLVLTNSHVVHGGSRFQLTFNDGQQAFATLVGEDADTDTAVLRTDAPILQPATLGSSRTLRVGQLAIAVGNPFGFQFTVTAGVISALGRSMRSSTGRMMEEVIQTDAALNPGNSGGPLVNSRGEVIGINTATIVSAQGLCFAIGIDTAKFVASQLLQYGRVRRSWIGIAGQNVPLPRRLAYEYQLKEPTGILVVSVQDGSPSSHAALREGDIITALEGQPVAGIDALHRLLTAECAGQTLTLEILRGVERLQISITPETKPDEHDA
- a CDS encoding rhodanese-like domain-containing protein → MYPEYMVDYEITPSQLSSLISSPEREQVVLLDVREPAEYAVARIDGSILMPMGDVPGRANQELDPETRIVAICHHGVRSMNVAVWLRNQGFEQAQSLRGGIDAWSALVDPTVARY
- a CDS encoding DsbA family protein, giving the protein MQFSVSLRNALFAIALTGMVAPLLHGQTTEEVPSAPSAPAATAAPAPTGPPQFPPVDLANFTSDTPSKDTVNAFLHEFWGYDPERVWQIQAIQKTAAPGVSKVTVLAAQKTNPQIGTLQFFTTPDGQHLISSEVMPFGARPFDAAHKILQTEANGPSRGAASKDLLLVEFADFQCPHCKAVQPTVEKLLQAFPNAHFVFQNLPLTSIHTEAMKAALYSVCVAKLNGNEAFFKFSDLVFQNQEALTPQTSDSTLNDAATKAGVDATKVASCALMPEAKATVEASIKLAQTLNVNETPTLFVNGRGIPMGAAPYETLQKIVAFQSKEDK
- the mobA gene encoding molybdenum cofactor guanylyltransferase gives rise to the protein MNGFVLAGGRSTRMGRDKALLPYAGRPLIAHAVDLLKMAGVEPHIVGARPDLAAYAPVIEDLHPGCGPLGGIEAALAASSSELNLFLPVDLPLLPAAFLRYLLQRAEISGADATMPTWGGGPEPLCAIYCRDLLAGIRESLASGNYKVMHAVENAVRPSEVDLFSVEAVAATRDDWPLDPPLRRWFQNLNTPAELALVS